GCTGATTGATTTACCAACTGGCACTTGATGGGAAATTGCCTCGGAAGCTCTCACCGTCTTGTAGGCTCGTGGTATAGACATGTATAGAAATTCCCCTGTTATGTTTGAGGGCAGCCAGTTGGAGATACGGTACGCATGATCATGGCGCAAATTGATTAGCAGTCGAATTTGGTTCACAAGAACAATTTGATccacaagaacaagaaaccAGCAGGCAATGCTGCATTATGTATTCAAACCAACTAGCAACCACAATACCCACCTTCTTAGGCTGGGAGCTGGAAGTCCTTGTACGTCCACTTCTCTGtgatcttggtcttggccagCCTCTTGTAGGGAATCTTTCTCCGAGCCTCCATTTTGCCCCGAACCAACATGCTCCTGTACCTGTCCTTGAGCAGGTTGCCTTCTGGCTTCAGGAGTCTCAACGAATCCTGAAGCTCGTCTGGAAGCACAAGCTCCAAGTCCTTCTCCGGCAGCCTGTACCGGCCAAACTGTTTCCTCCGCAGcttctcgtcatcaccaATCTCCTCCGCATCACTGAACTCGGCCTTTTCAAGGGCCAACTGTCTTTCCTTCTCTGCCACCTCCAACGCAATTTGCTTGATCCGCTCGGCCTGGGCATTCTTTGCCTTCATGGCCGCTTCGTGCTTCTGCCTCCGTTCTTCCTCCTTTCTTCTCTTGATTCTGTTTCTCTCAGCCTGTGTTTTGCGTCTTGGCCGCTTGGCCTTGACACTGAGCTCCTCTCCCGCACTCTCAAATCCTTCCCAAGCAGAATCGTCCTCCCACTCTGAAAGATCCGCCCTTGCCTCGGCAGCTTCAGCCTCGGCGGCTGATCGAGCGGCGGCCTCAAGTTTAATCCTTTCCGCTTCTAATTCGGCAAGAcgcttcttctcggcctccacAGCCTTCTCGCTTTCCTCGATCAACCGTTCTCGATACTCGGTGAAGTCGGGGTTGTAACTGGCGCCACCCTTCGGCACATAGACAGCAGGGATCGGTTTGCCGTTGGCAGAGAGTGAGATGGGTTGTTGTTCGAGggtcttgggcttcttgggcttctctTTCTCGGGCAGGAAAGCCAGCTCGACAGCCTTCTCCGGCTCTGGCTGTGGCTCGTCGGCCCAAGGGTCAAATGCGGCATCGACGATGTCAACCGTTGAGTCGTGTTGCCCATCTGCCACCCTCTTTAATCTGCTGAGCTCCTTGCCACTGACATACTCCTTGCGCTGCCTTTTGACTGGAAGAACACCATCTGTGGTCTTGTCGTGAGCGGGGCGCTTGCGCATAGGCACAGCCGGTACTGCTGACCGAGCCGCAAGAATCTCATCTGACTTGAGgcccttcttgatcttggggaACTTCTTGGTGATAGAGGCATCGCCCTTGACGTCGAGAACGAACAGATCGGCAGAATCCTTTTCCGCAATAACTCCACTGCAAAAGCGCAACTGGTTAGCGACCACAATCGCCCATTCAAAAAGCAGGCATAATCGAGT
This genomic stretch from Podospora bellae-mahoneyi strain CBS 112042 chromosome 1 map unlocalized CBS112042p_1.2, whole genome shotgun sequence harbors:
- a CDS encoding uncharacterized protein (BUSCO:EOG09263C55; EggNog:ENOG503NZY5; COG:S), translating into MPVLKAPSGNTDAPSQYKQPSRKGKKAWRKNVDVTDITKGLDQLNTQKIIGGVIAEKDSADLFVLDVKGDASITKKFPKIKKGLKSDEILAARSAVPAVPMRKRPAHDKTTDGVLPVKRQRKEYVSGKELSRLKRVADGQHDSTVDIVDAAFDPWADEPQPEPEKAVELAFLPEKEKPKKPKTLEQQPISLSANGKPIPAVYVPKGGASYNPDFTEYRERLIEESEKAVEAEKKRLAELEAERIKLEAAARSAAEAEAAEARADLSEWEDDSAWEGFESAGEELSVKAKRPRRKTQAERNRIKRRKEEERRQKHEAAMKAKNAQAERIKQIALEVAEKERQLALEKAEFSDAEEIGDDEKLRRKQFGRYRLPEKDLELVLPDELQDSLRLLKPEGNLLKDRYRSMLVRGKMEARRKIPYKRLAKTKITEKWTYKDFQLPA